ttcggggtcgcctaagcgtatcatctcagatgaacatatatatatgtttcgcacaatttttacaccggatgcccttcctgacgcaacccttctcaagtAATGTGTACAAATTAAATCTAATACTATCATGTATATGCAGCACTTAATAAAttaatgtgaaaatgtaattatgtgtttttgtatgaataaataaaatatattaatccatttatgtacattttaagTATAAAATATAGTTGTTGAGTTCAGATTTGTTCCTGATGGTGCACAAATAGTCCTGCCATTAACGAAAAAGCACACTTTGAGCAAGGATACAGTCCCGCCCCGGGAAAAGGATTTTGTGGCGCACCATTTCTCCCATAATGCACCCCACCGACCATATGTCCACTGCACGCCATGAGGCAAGGCAAAAAGAAAGGGAAAGCAAAAGGTTAGTGTTCAATCCTGGAGGACATCAAGGAGAGAGAAAGCAGTCATTACAAAGCAGCAGCTAATAAGCGGGCTAGCTAACATATTTGAGCTTACTGTTCTGCtagtgcattaaaaaaagagagaagtaGTTATAAAGTGGAGATTTAGTAGGATTAAAACATCAGGAAATGTGCACCCTGGCAACCCTGCAAGACTCCATCCATCTGACAATAAATAATAGCATTGTTTACCCAACAAGTTAATGTTCAATGAAACTTTCATAACGACCTACAAGGACAAATATAAATGTTGTGCTTCAGTCGCAAGGGCTTTGTTTTGTATCCCGCTGTTTTAATGAATATATTAAAGGCATCTCACAAACAGACCGCTGTATTAAATTAAGTCACTCGCTGATTTAATCAACTCTGGTATACAATTTGTACCAAGATTTATCACATGTTTACAGACACAGGATTGTAGCAGAAGTCTTTAGTCTTGCCccctgataatttttttttttacatttagcaGAGTTGGCATATAAGCTACATTGCTAAATGAATGCAATTTGTAATTGAATTGCCCAGAGTAAATGCCATTATCTCAGTTCATCAACACTTTTGTTCACACGCAGACTTTAAGCTTTAACGGCTGaggcttttttaaaattttgcccaccaaaacagcagcaatgTGGCATCTAAGTGCATGTTGTAAATGAGTTCTCAGTGCAGCATTAAAGATGATGTAACATTATGTGGAAATAACAAGCCTTTCGGTCGACTTTGACGTGGCCATCAAATTCATGTTCCGAGGAACGATGCCACTTATTTGTTTTCCCCAGTCTGGCTATTTTCTACATTTCATAGTGATAATTACATTTTGCTATGAAAGACTAGCAATCTTTCAGAATGTTCCACAACTGTTAAGTCCATCTGATCGGTTGATAACCAAAGTAAGGACAActaccaaaaaatgtaaacattcgcTCAGGAAAAGTGCTCATCTTACCTGATGCTATTAATGGATTTCTGCCCCAGTATTAAAGGTTGGGTCATTTGGAGACTGCGTATTTATTTGTGATGGTCTTACCAGAAGATGCTTACAAAGTTGATGTGTCCATGTTTATGTACAGCGAAGCTGACTAATATTTGTACTCTTATTAAAACCTAAAATAGTAGTGTATAGTAAATAGAATAGTAGGTTTTAATACCTAAAAACCTAAAACCTACAATAGTAGGTTTTAATAAGAATAGATAGGTCTGTTTGGCGTATTCTACCTTGATGTTTGACATTTCTCTGAAATACTTTTGACATGAATTGCAGTCTACCACTAGTAATGTttaatccacccattttctgagccacttatcctcaagagggttgcgggagtgctggagcctatcccagctatattcgggcaggaggcggagtagaCCCTGatccggttgccagccaatcggggagacagacaacagtagcactcacaatcacacttaggggcattttagagggtccaattaatgttgcatgtttttggggatgtgggaggaaaacccacccaggcacagggagaacatgcaaacttgaccCAGGTGGCgccggtatttgaaccccggtgctcagaactgtgaggccaacactctccagctgccccactgtgccgtcTAGTAATgtctaatttttatttttttaaaaactgcctCCTCCTATTTGCAGTTGAGTACATAAGCACCACCAAACAGCATCTTATGAAGTACAGTaatctaaattaaaaattaaattatacCAACATCCAAATGGTGTGAGTTCTCACCGTTCTCTTTATAACCCATGCCCAAGATAACTTCGGGGGCTCTGTAGTATCTCGTCACCACATAAGGGGTCATCATGAAGCTAGTGCCGGCAGTCCGAGCCAGTCCAAAGTCCAGAATTTTGAGAGTACAGTCAGATTTCACCACTATATTGCTTGGTTTCAGGTCCTACATAAAACACATACCGATGATCAGTTGTATCCTTTTCCAATTAAAGATGAAGGATCTAAGGGGCTATATAGATTGCCGCATGAAtcccaaacaaagcaaaacaatgtcCCAAACGATGGATGAATTGTCCTACCCTGTGAATAATGCCTGCTGAATGCAGATGTTTGATGCCGCACAACATCTGGTAAAGAAGGTAGGACATTCTCTCGTGGTCCAGCTCCATCTGGATCACCTGGCACAGGTTGGCGTCCATCAGCTCCATGACTAGGTACCTGGGTAATGTTCAGATTGAGCAGGGGTATGAAAAAGTCGGTGAACAATATCAGTCAAGCCTTACAGAGGAAATCCACAAAATGCGTAATGCAACAATTTGGTACAAActtctgtattttaatattcaaaAGTTTAAGAAGAACACAAATATCTTCaactggaattggctggcatccagttcagggtgtaccctgcctcttgcctgaggatagctgggataggttccagcactcccgcgacccttatgaggataagcggctcataaaatggatggctggacaaatattttgaaatatacaCAAGTATTATACATAGTTTCTCATTTTCAATAGTTAAATCTCCCAAAAATTTCATACACAAACATGAACTAACAGGACCTAGAGACAAGTCATGTGGGACTGCACCGTCACCGTATTTTCATTACACAATATCGTGGTTAATGGTGTTTTTGTGTAAATATAAAAGGATACAAAATATTcaagtttaaataaaaaataaattctgttaCGTATCAAATTATAGCCAGGGAGATAAAACACGCACCATAAAACATCACTCAGTATGTGAAGATGATGCATGCAGGTGCAtcatattacattacattacacccACTTTCAGTGATGACACTGTAGGGGTTGTGTTCACACTATGGCAAGTGCAAAGCAATAAGAACACGGTGTATAACACCATTGCAACATgccaattaaaagaaaaagcttgACGTTAGTAGACTTTTGACATAGAGCTTCACTAAGGTGCACGCTGTACTCACACATCTTGAAACTCCTCTAAGGATTTCTGCGGTGTGAAGACGTTTAATAAACTGATAATCTGGAAGAGAAAAGAGAGTGCATCAAAAATATGTCAGTTTACAtgatacaaaaatacttttttaaaccACACCATGCTCTGTTACTCATAGGGTTGCATAGGTAACCACAAAGTTTTGAGGACATGAAGGCTGCCTCATGATTACAGCtctgggggaagaaaaaaagttaagaaaccactgtaaaattacaaatttctCAGATTTTGAGATCTGGAGGTGTGTTTTTACTAtaattaaggttttttttttcattctgtaaTTACTAACAACATACAGTAACTAccacatttaaaatacaaatatctaTAGCAGcagtgtcaaactcgtttttgtcacgggccacattgtacttgtggTTTCcttcaaagggccgttatggctgtgaaacgataaaagatttaaccgcctcatcatatttacagattcaatttatgaactcgttttggaatcacaaatcaagggtaatgggtttttccaactattgttgttttgtcacataaaaatgcttgtaatagctcaattttatcatttataatatgacaatttgaaattttggtacagatttcaacaaaaaatcatggaagttgatacacataatttgcctccgcgggccacataaaatcatgctgcaggccagatctggccttgaatttgacacctgtgagctATAgaattcgtccatccatccattttctgcttatcctcaaaggggtggcgggagtgctgaaaTCCATCCCAGCTATTTCAGGCAGGTACAGAATTTGGATtttcaaaaaatggaaaaaatgcaaaggtTATTGGTCTAGTGGTTATTGGTCAAAAATTTGTTGGTCAGGGCTATGTATCATATGGGGAAAGTCCGCCATGCAGACATAATGCTAGTTTCTCCACAGCAGCATCACACTCACTTTTGTTTGTTAGAAAAGTATTACAGAagaatatctttaaaaaaaaaaaaaaagaataaaatcttGGGTTGCCACttacatttttgtgattgacaCATTTCATTAGCACCAATTCGCGGTACGCCCTCTTTGCATGTGTCTGGTTCTGGAAAGGTCTGCTGAGCTTTTTGATGGCCACGTTTCTGTCAAGGACAGCATCATAGCCCGCActattgacaaaaaaacaacaaaacaatacgTGTTAGCATTTAATGGGATGTTCATTCTCAaaggaaaatatcaaaacacAATCAAACGTATTTTTGTGGTTGtcgagaagaagaggaaaaaaggcTCAATATGTTGATGAGTCAGATACAGCTGTGACCATTAAggggtatgatttttttttctgtagctcCTTTGAGGTGTTATGAGTACTATTATTTTCCTGAAGCTTACATCATAAAGAATggtgctgaaaacaaaataaggataataatgatgatgatacaTATCAAGCACACTCGAGAAACAAAGTAGTGCGCTAGTTTTGAAGCTAAAGCTTAGACACGAGGCGATAGCtagcatttttgttgttaatgTGCTGCTACAgagaaaaaacagaaacaatgcTAGTATGACTGTTCTGCTAAAACAGCGCTTGCGTTGCTTATCATGGCTAATTTTACCCTGATTAATTAGGTCCTATATCTCCATAGTTATAATtggtattattaaaaaaaacaaccaaacatgAACTATGATTAACCACCCACAAAAAGAAAGTCAAAGAATAAAGGTGATGTTTTTGAGATGAAGCTACTCAGTTTAATGCTAGTTAACTGACAGAAATATGTATGCTGTTGATTTTAGCGCTTATGGTTTTTAAGTAGTTCCTAATAAATATCACAGCAGAGgagacatttaaatattttatttttttttagaaatgatgGGACACTTTTGGCCCACTATGCTACTGCATTTTATTGTTGGTCCTGACAGTGGTACTTTGAGAAAAGTATTTTATGAAGAATTCTTTGTGTAAAAGTAGAAAAGGACCACCTACTTGGCAAATATTCACTACTGTCCGTATATTTTTCTTTGTGCTAAACTAACTACAAGCTAACCTTGATTTGTGTCATTTATTCGTTCCCTAACAATcagtcaaatgtatttttttcaattgacttACTTCAATATCATTACCTCAAAACAGGCAGAATTTTTATAAAAACCTTATTAATCATGAGTCATGTTTGTTGTGATAAATTCATGTGTGGGTTTGAGGATGACAGTTGAGGGATTGgccgtgtgtttatttttatttctttcggTCTCTGTGGAGACTACAGACCCAGGGATGATATGTGACCATGGTAACGGTGGAGCCTACATGTAAAACAGACACATGGATCCAGAAGGGATTGGAGTGAGGCGCCAATCATCACTTGCTGAGGTTACAAGGAAGATGATGTCATGAGCAGCTCGAGTGCTAAAAGACTTCATCCTTCTGGAGAGCAGAGAGACACAttgtccatttatccatccattttcttagccacttatcctcacaagggtcacgggagtgccggaggctgtcccagttgtcattgggcaggtggcagggtacaccctgaactggttgccagccaatcgcagggcacatggaaacagacaacagtcgcactcacaatcacacccagggacaatttagagtctctaatcaatgttgtatgttttttaacatatgggaggaaaccggagtgcccggagaaaacccacgcaagcacggggagaacgtgcaaacgccacacaggggtGCCGGGATTCgcaccccgatcctcagaaactgtgaagccaacgctctaaaCAGGTGTGCCGCCTTGAAAGCACAATGTTACagattaaaaatgttgacaatatAATAGTCATCTGaaaaaatggatcaataaaTCAATAGAATATAATAGTGTTCATGCAAGAATATAAGCCATAAATTATGAgatatttttcaacaaataatcTACTATGAAGGAGGCGGCACAGCTCATGCAGGAAAAGGTTTCTGTAATGTTATGAGAATGAAGTCAAAAACCTCGAAGGAAAAGTAGTGTGAGGATAGTAAGTAGTATTtattcaagataaaagatgtaATACATGAGGATTAAAGCCAACGTTTGATGCAGAAACAAATGTCTTAACCACAGATATGAGGGCCAAAGTAAATAATTTGATGCTTGGAAAAATTATGTTAAGTTCTGAAAAAGttacaatgaaaaaatgtcacatagttatgaaggaaaatgtcAGTCAAAAGAATAGACTTATAACATAACAAGAAAATTAGGTTATCTATGCTTATAAAATCAGATACTATAACAGGAAAAGTAATATTTATTCAAGAGAGAACAATGGTTGGAATTTTATGCCGAAACGTGCTGAATGAGAATTACAGCTGTCAATAATGGTAACAATAGGGAGTTAAAGAAAAAGACCAAACATAATGAACATAAAGTTGTGTTACAATAATAAAGTCGTAATTATTCATACTATGAGAGCAAAGTAATTGTATTACGGAGAAACAAACACTATTaggactgcattttttttaaagaaaaaatgtgattgttacaagaataaagttgcaatGTAACAAGACATCacaaaaccctaaccctaaccctaaccctataacACAAATGCATATAGGTACATTTGTGAACAGTGAACTGGGAATATGGAGGGGGTGACTTTTCTGGTATATGATAAAACGCAAGTGTTAATGAGTCTAAATGAGATTACTTCCATATTTGCTCTCAACAGGCAGCCAGATAGTAAAAAGGTTTTCAGGGagttggggaaggggggggcacCACCGCGTGACTTGGTGACAGCTGCGGGCCTGATATGCGACGCCCGCAAACTCCTTCAAATGGCTGGAAACTCAGCAGGAGATGCCGGTTTCGTGCTCGCCTTGAAGCAAAGAGCCTCAGCACTTGTGTGTTGAATTACAACAACCAAAACTGGCTCAGATCGATTCCCTCTTGGCCGGCGTATTGTTCTAAACACGGCGAGGTTTCAGCGTGGAGAATTTAAATGGCCCCCGTGCCTCAACAGTTTATTCAAACTTAAGTACTGCGCGCAAAGCCGCTGgcgtttttgttttaacaacacttttgacAGCACTTCATTTGATGGAGTACAACAGTGAAAATACTTAGATATTACTGCCAACTTCACAAAGTTCACAAAAAGGATATACTTTGTATAATATTATGAGAATGTTATGTAACAATAATATCAGTAAGGTGCGAAACGAGTCGCAAATGctagcacatttttaaaaaagacagaaaattacaaaaatgatgtTTGTGGATGAGCAAACTGTGAAGAAATATTTGGGATcaggatttgggggggggggggggataaaaaaagtttttggaaaaaatttaattttatattttcattttttggccCCAAACAGACTGAAAGTCAAGGTATAAGAATAATGTTgttatttcacaaaaaataattataattataatatattaattATATAGAAACAGTGCCAAAAATATTATAACAAGAAAGAATTATATACAGCAAAAAGTCAGACTTTTATGGACTGTTTTTgtactattttaaaataaaatcccagAATAACTTTGAAATCAAAGCAGTAATGTTATTTGAATAAAGTCACATTATCACAAGACAAAAGTGAGAATATCACAACATTTAAGTCataatgttacaaaaataaaatacttgtttTAAGCAAAAGGCATTTTAAGAATGACCTTTCAAAACAgtttatgtttttctttgtaattacaatttatttatgttaGAATAAgtcttttttatatatttttttaattaggacAGACATCCGAAGTTGCTGGAGCTCGTGCCCATGCTTGGCTCAAAACCAaaatcaatacaaatatttttatgtgGCACATGAGGCAAGTGGACCCAAATGGCAGAAACCATTTCAATCCTAAAACTGTAATTTTTGCAGATGCTACAAGTTTAATTACCTGGTAATTTGGCCCACATAAGAAGCTCAAAAACTTgtccaacaatttttttaagctCTTTATTTTCAGCTAACTATTTTGAACTGCTTGTGAACCTGTGTTGTTACTGCCCTGCATGACTACGATACTCATTTGTGTAGTAAGACCCACCACTAATTCCCAAAACAACAATTAACTGCTAAATACAGACCTCCCAAAAAGAAATCCCtgccaaataaaatgtaaatgagcTCCGTGATAAGCAGAGCGAGTAGCACCTACCAGACGATCCCCTGAGCTCCGGAACCAATGGGCTTTAAATTCTGGTAGCGTTTTAAAACGGTGAAGGTGGAGTCACCCACTTCCACGCTGTAGAACTGGTTGTCTACTTTGCTTTTGCTCATGTTGTAATGCTTGGCGATATATGACACATCCACTTGTTTTCCAAAACCCTGCACGAGGTAGatgacaaaatgacattttatattAGTGACCTTATTGAGcgacttaaaaaaaagttagaaattCATTATGCAATTATTTGCTTCAATGTTGCATGCAAAGCAACccaaatagttgggggggaatGTGATGATTCAACTTTCTCTCATCACCCATGTCCAATGAAAAGATGCATCTCCAaattttgtgagatttttgttcaatctgaatttttttttttttaagatgaaacCGAATAGATCAAAATCATTACATTAGGAGCTACATATTTGTAATATACATATAGTTATGGTCTGAAGATAAGCATGCACTGTCTTTACAAATTctgtaaaattgttttgaatatgaaaaacacaccaaaatatatctccaaaatgtgattttcctgAATTGACAGACTACAAAGTAGCTCATCGATCAAATAACACAACATGTGTTATGTATAACAAAGCGTTACACAGCATTACACTTATCAGCATTCTGGGCTGATAGATTATGTAATAGATCCGCGACATTTCCATGAGTGACAAGCCAACCATAGCCATGATGTAATTATTTCAATACACTGGACGGTGCCCTTTATTGTCCTGATGGTGGCAATCAAACAGGATGCTCAAGGCAGTCATCACATCATTTGAGCATGTCTGCTCGGCACATTGCACGCTAAACAGTCACACGTTGCGTTTGAAAACGGAAAACATTTAGTGAAATATTGAAAACAACACTATAGAGCATGTGGACTAGTAGCAAAGGTGTTAATGGAACAGAATAACtactgtaccttttttttttttttttttttttttacctgtaagGAACACACACCTGACAAAAGGCTATCTTCACATCCAGGATCGGTTGGCTGCAGTTGAATAAGAAATGTCTGCTCATAAATACCTGCAAGACACAACAGAGGGAGGAAGAAAATGAACCCAGTAGTGTTCCACTGTCGAAAAAAAGagataattgtgaaaattgagtTTCTGTTTTTAGGTAGTTGGTCAAATTCATGAACTTTACAGTGTTCCATTTGGGCAAATGAATGGTATTTCAGGGGGGTGTGAGTCATTTAGCTTCACTGGCCCTCTAATTATGCCACAATTAAGGCTTTGCTGAGTCCATCGGGAGCAGGACAgtcttaaaaatgacatttggctCATTTATTCAGTTATATTCGTACACTGGCCTGTTTAGACTGACCTTATTCCCTTCTGGTAGCCTCTGTCAGTGGACTGAGTGACTTCCAAGACATTTGTGTCTTTCACAAAAACCCTCCAAAACTGACCCAGGTTCAGATCTGGAATGGTAATTTGCCTTGGACTTTAATACACAACCCATTGCAACTGATCGCTCAACTTTATACCCTAGAATACCCTTAAAACATTCAGCGTCCTGCCTCTGTTCTTGAAACTGCCTATGAAGTGCAACTTTGCTGGGTCGAATTCGTACTGCAAATCCATGTCAGTACCTTTCACACAATACAGCAACAAAGGAAAAAGGTGGCTTAGCCACACAATAGAAAACATGAaactaaaggctccgtcactccatgacgttctggtcaacgtcctctgaacatttcaatcgttctgtTTTTCAgggttctcaaacgcggatgacacatgtggcgtgtgattaacgtgtgtctaacgcatgacttaatgtgtgtctaacgcacgaaaagcatgTCTAACGCAcaaaaagcgtgtaacagcgaccaaataagatacccctaaaaaccattagcgtgtgcaaacgtgtcattggggcgcgacgagcaatttgtcaacgtaagacgagtgtgttgagagTGTGAACAATGGGTGAATAGCGAGAAAAAGGCGTTTTGCTGGCatataatttttacagtggaaccggcactaaaacgttggaaagttcgtagtcacttcagttgttgtcgtgagttagaacagtgagcatcatgccgccgagaagaaaaaaagttagggcgcggacttcagcaactcgcgctgctagtaagaaagctaagcctctttcatcacaagcaatgtgtttggaggaaaaacaacaccaggaggaagagcacgtccgcgatgtcacgcaccatgtgacaccccctggggaccataaacaccttgcaaaccccagtcaGGACGATCCGACAAatagacaaaagaagcagagaaaggattacAGGATCCTGGATCGGGCTGTAGAGTTTTTccacgaaaacgaactgctgctttctcgatcttccatagtaggtgctctctactgtagcttcatattaaatggaccttgcttttacaaagcatcggtttatatacccatatgagtggaagttcgggaaacgcttgaatgacgctcaatggacaccaaacgacgttcgtttcactttggttacacgctgtgtgcgctaggggattgttcagtgggcgttgacaggttgccagtgagtcgttcactgaaaagcaaacgattaagtaacaaccaagtaaagctagagttacgactgactaacgataggcaaacgcaTGCAATGCTcagcgaacgttagtaaaacgttccacgcatgttcttgaacgttctgcagcgtttaaaattaaacgttgatgaacgctggtctcggtgagaacttttgtgcatgttcaaaacttttttttctcgaccggcgttctccgccgattcccagcgatcattgacgttcactggcgtggaaacaacgctactgtggagctatcccggcgaccatgggcaactaccaacgtttcctcaaacgctaaaggacgctggccagaatgtcatggtgtgacgtGGCCATAAGATCCTGTAAAATTTTTCTATCCAAGTTGTAGCAGAAGATTTGGCATCGTTCTGCCTTTGCCCTTTCTCACAAAATCCAGATAAAATGTGAGATGGCCGAAACTGTGTTCATGTTCACAGTGATGCGGTATTCTGAAATCACATCATTAGATGCCGTCAGTTGCATCATCTTGGGGTGAGGAATGAAATAATTGTGAGACAGCAACAATTGCATTCAACACCGCAAAGCTGTGGTAGGTCATGTACCATTACAATGGATCTACCATACAGggttcgtgcacgtgacgtcaccgttttcacggcgccatattgccggtcaaaccgagCTGGtggacattgtgggagacattgaaccggagtagAATATTCACACtacctgagacttgttgtgctgttggttgtcacaacagacgagacagttcttcaaagagatcgttctatagaataccagctgaaaaggcgagaaaagtttgatggatatcggcaattaaacatgatgaatggtgcccaaccaaatacacacgcctgtgtagcgatcgcttcatttcaggtaggaattattcttcccaatctcaaataaccaagaagtatttatgatgccaagttgagtcatttgagaacaacgcgtatttaaaaaaaaaaaaaaagtcacagagaagtttacggagatgtgtgtgtgtgcgtgtggccgcaatacgctttcgtgtacggaggagacgactccctgtcctaattttttttcccaatcctaattaatgaatgcgagtttgtgtaaaaccagaggtcatttatttaaatgttggtatttgtattgaaaaaatgagaAGTCTATCGAGATTGTgcacatgatggatggtgcccaacgaaataaacacgcctgtgtagcgatcatttcaggtaggaactaTTATTTTCAATCtgaaattatcaagaagtatttataatgccaaattgactcatttgagagcaatgcatattaaaaaaataaaataaaccgtctggCTGTTTACAGAGGGAAgcatgtggcagcaatacgcttccgtgtacggagggaaaaaaaaaaattccagtcagttaatgaatgctagtttgtgtaaaaccaggggtcatttatttgaatattggtatttgtattgaaaaaaatctgagtggctccatcactatgtgggatttattcttgattaagaacagatccagcaacaaagtatttgtatgcgtccagacttttatacgctttcaaactcttccgtgtaaatctcaacgacttactcaccagatccatgcgtatatccagttgtccaagaaaaACGGAAGCGTATTAAGAgtaatttcttatcggcgaaaacatcgcgtttggcattaaatatgggtcctctatgacaagtgtctctcatttttccacgtatctttctttattatcaccttctaaatgtttaacagtatggGACAAAACTATGGGCGtcgtagggttagggttagacatATTTTCGTGACTCAACGGACATTGAAGAATGcattgtttgaccggcaatatggcaagtGATTtaggtgacgtaggtgcatgagctctatatccGACATCTATCTGCTTTCGCCAGTTGCTTTCATCATAACAGGTTGAGAGTAATGATTTTGGTCTTTACGTTTACAGCCTGGTCCTCACATTGCAGAATACCCTTAAAAACAGGCAGTATCCCACCTGTTTTGCTCCTGATATGACCCATCAAGGTGTGAATTTGCCAGGTCAATTTAGTACCCCCGTTCTGTGAGGGTGCCTTTTCTCCAGCACagcaaatggcaaaaaaaaaaaaaaaatggacaaatgctGTCTTTTACGTCATCTATTAATCCGTATCTGTGCTATGTTAATCTTTAGCCATCTGTGTATTTATGAGTTATTAAACCTCACCAGAAGCTCAGAATGTTTGCCTTCTAACAAAATGATGAGGATTGTAGAGTCACTAGCTCAGTGGTCCGACCAGAAGTGCTGTTCCAGTTTTATCAAAGACGACACTCCGCGCGGTCCATCAAGCGGCAATACATCACCCTGAGTGCAGTATGACTCTCTGCCTGTGGCTTGAGTGGGGGGAAGTACCGTAGCTTGGCTTTCTGTTTTTCTACTTCAATTAAGGCGGTGTCCAGATGAGGAACAAATATTGACTTGGAAATCAAAACgggctgtattttattt
This DNA window, taken from Syngnathoides biaculeatus isolate LvHL_M chromosome 17, ASM1980259v1, whole genome shotgun sequence, encodes the following:
- the mapk10 gene encoding mitogen-activated protein kinase 10 isoform X2; the encoded protein is MSRHFLFNCSQPILDVKIAFCQGFGKQVDVSYIAKHYNMSKSKVDNQFYSVEVGDSTFTVLKRYQNLKPIGSGAQGIVCAGYDAVLDRNVAIKKLSRPFQNQTHAKRAYRELVLMKCVNHKNIISLLNVFTPQKSLEEFQDVYLVMELMDANLCQVIQMELDHERMSYLLYQMLCGIKHLHSAGIIHRDLKPSNIVVKSDCTLKILDFGLARTAGTSFMMTPYVVTRYYRAPEVILGMGYKENVDIWSVGCIMGEMVRHKILFPGRDYIDQWNKVIEQLGTPSPEFMKKLQPTVRNYVENRPKYAGLTFPKLFPDCLFPADSEHNKLKASQARDLLSKMLIIDPAKRISVDEALQHPYINVWYDPAEVEAPPPQIYDKQLDEREHSIDEWKELIYKEVMNFEERTKNGVVKGQPSPSGAAVNSTESLPPSSSINDISSMSTDQTLASDTDSSLETSAGPLGCCR
- the mapk10 gene encoding mitogen-activated protein kinase 10 isoform X1, yielding MSRHFLFNCSQPILDVKIAFCQGFGKQVDVSYIAKHYNMSKSKVDNQFYSVEVGDSTFTVLKRYQNLKPIGSGAQGIVCAGYDAVLDRNVAIKKLSRPFQNQTHAKRAYRELVLMKCVNHKNIISLLNVFTPQKSLEEFQDVYLVMELMDANLCQVIQMELDHERMSYLLYQMLCGIKHLHSAGIIHRDLKPSNIVVKSDCTLKILDFGLARTAGTSFMMTPYVVTRYYRAPEVILGMGYKENVDIWSVGCIMGEMVRHKILFPGRDYIDQWNKVIEQLGTPSPEFMKKLQPTVRNYVENRPKYAGLTFPKLFPDCLFPADSEHNKLKASQARDLLSKMLIIDPAKRISVDEALQHPYINVWYDPAEVEAARDLIQISMPPPQIYDKQLDEREHSIDEWKELIYKEVMNFEERTKNGVVKGQPSPSGAAVNSTESLPPSSSINDISSMSTDQTLASDTDSSLETSAGPLGCCR
- the mapk10 gene encoding mitogen-activated protein kinase 10 isoform X3, which encodes MSRHFLFNCSQPILDVKIAFCQGFGKQVDVSYIAKHYNMSKSKVDNQFYSVEVGDSTFTVLKRYQNLKPIGSGAQGIVCAGYDAVLDRNVAIKKLSRPFQNQTHAKRAYRELVLMKCVNHKNIISLLNVFTPQKSLEEFQDVYLVMELMDANLCQVIQMELDHERMSYLLYQMLCGIKHLHSAGIIHRDLKPSNIVVKSDCTLKILDFGLARTAGTSFMMTPYVVTRYYRAPEVILGMGYKENVDMWSIGCIFGEVIRGTVLFPGTDHIDQWNKVIEQLGTPSPEFMKKLQPTVRNYVENRPKYAGLTFPKLFPDCLFPADSEHNKLKASQARDLLSKMLIIDPAKRISVDEALQHPYINVWYDPAEVEAPPPQIYDKQLDEREHSIDEWKELIYKEVMNFEERTKNGVVKGQPSPSGAAVNSTESLPPSSSINDISSMSTDQTLASDTDSSLETSAGPLGCCR